A window of the Nitrososphaerota archaeon genome harbors these coding sequences:
- a CDS encoding ABC transporter substrate-binding protein, protein MRIFYSRQRRAISRILTIIVIVLIAVVAVAAYEIFAPSTVSNHHPQGKVLVAIRNAQTSDMDPRETSSIDVVQNVYDRLTLVEPNQTVVPQLALSWTSANNYTQWTFKLRQGVTFHDGTPFNSTAVVFSITNTAHLGQGDAPDVWNGLASVAAVDPYTVQINWTFPANVPAIVGAGYSAFIFSPHIWTYSGVKAGNETGLSFWFGRYHDDGSGPYIIVTNESAFATGITLWANTKYWGGWQPNQFSQVFIKFVSQPNTAVQLLQSGQVNMTGISGNFQFLPSLRAQGVVADPATSFATIWCLFNTRHPLLDSSVVRRALLTAVNYGQVLNQSFYGYGHLFSGGINPGKFGYSSSVPGYPAQGNITEAKALLRSVGITGGLNASWVVTYSTGSPFLAIAAQVLQTNWAPLGVTLSIQGTDFASLSIKAGYYNSATKTVFSPGPLSYASSSQAQDILLLNWVGTTNDPWLVPNELFAIQPDPYENDILYNWSYWHNSTYTTLLQQAHIDEALNPPRSIQEFAKSNLMLYQGAPGWALYGEKTVLALGPHVKGYVANPNYGFAYPFWYQMYYG, encoded by the coding sequence ATGAGAATTTTCTATTCTCGTCAAAGACGTGCGATTTCCCGGATTCTGACGATCATTGTTATTGTGCTCATCGCAGTAGTGGCAGTTGCCGCCTACGAAATCTTCGCCCCCTCAACAGTCAGCAACCATCACCCCCAGGGGAAGGTTCTGGTCGCAATCAGGAACGCCCAGACAAGCGACATGGACCCGCGGGAAACTTCGAGCATCGACGTGGTCCAGAACGTCTACGACAGGCTCACCCTAGTTGAGCCGAACCAGACGGTGGTTCCACAGCTCGCGTTGAGCTGGACTTCGGCCAACAACTACACGCAATGGACCTTCAAGCTGAGGCAGGGGGTCACCTTCCACGACGGGACTCCGTTCAACTCCACCGCTGTCGTCTTCTCTATAACCAACACGGCACATCTGGGGCAGGGAGATGCACCTGACGTCTGGAACGGACTGGCGAGCGTTGCAGCCGTCGACCCCTACACCGTCCAGATCAACTGGACTTTCCCTGCAAACGTCCCTGCCATAGTGGGAGCCGGCTACTCCGCTTTCATTTTCAGCCCGCACATCTGGACCTACTCTGGCGTCAAAGCAGGGAACGAAACAGGCCTGTCCTTCTGGTTCGGCAGGTACCACGACGATGGGAGTGGGCCGTACATTATCGTGACAAACGAGTCCGCCTTTGCGACCGGGATAACCCTGTGGGCAAACACCAAGTACTGGGGAGGCTGGCAGCCAAACCAGTTCAGCCAGGTCTTCATCAAGTTCGTATCCCAACCCAACACCGCGGTACAACTTCTCCAATCAGGGCAGGTGAACATGACCGGCATCAGCGGCAACTTCCAGTTCCTGCCATCGCTCAGGGCTCAGGGTGTTGTCGCCGATCCGGCGACGTCTTTCGCTACAATCTGGTGCCTCTTCAACACGCGCCACCCTCTTCTGGACAGCTCCGTGGTGAGGAGGGCTCTCCTCACGGCCGTCAACTACGGCCAGGTCCTTAACCAGTCCTTCTATGGTTACGGGCACCTCTTCAGCGGTGGGATAAACCCAGGAAAGTTCGGCTACAGCAGCTCTGTCCCCGGCTATCCAGCCCAAGGAAACATCACCGAAGCAAAAGCGCTCCTAAGGTCCGTCGGCATAACCGGAGGGCTGAATGCGTCCTGGGTTGTGACATATTCGACAGGCAGCCCCTTCCTTGCAATCGCCGCTCAGGTGTTGCAGACGAACTGGGCGCCACTCGGCGTCACCCTCAGCATACAGGGGACGGATTTCGCTTCCCTTTCGATCAAGGCGGGATATTACAACTCTGCCACGAAGACCGTCTTCTCCCCCGGCCCGCTGAGTTACGCCAGCAGTAGCCAAGCTCAAGACATACTGCTCCTCAATTGGGTGGGCACGACCAACGATCCATGGCTGGTGCCCAACGAGCTGTTCGCCATCCAGCCGGATCCATACGAAAACGACATCCTGTACAACTGGAGCTACTGGCACAACTCGACATACACCACACTTCTGCAGCAGGCGCACATCGATGAGGCCCTCAACCCTCCCCGATCCATACAGGAGTTCGCGAAGTCGAACCTCATGCTCTATCAGGGCGCTCCTGGCTGGGCACTCTATGGTGAGAAGACCGTGCTAGCGCTGGGACCCCACGTAAAGGGCTACGTTGCGAATCCGAACTACGGGTTCGCGTACCCATTCTGGTACCAGATGTACTACGGTTGA